In the genome of Triticum urartu cultivar G1812 chromosome 5, Tu2.1, whole genome shotgun sequence, one region contains:
- the LOC125511512 gene encoding stem 28 kDa glycoprotein-like — MAMARTTTMLILVAAALLAASCSAWEVNIRMPTSAADVDEAVVAPLIHALRPLLGSGKHAGVACDSWLLGVEAHNVRDWKTVPASCEGYVGHYMLGSHFRRDSKIVIDQAVAYVDSLKLAGNGKEVWVFDIDETTLSNLPYYAKHGFGATPFNATSFNAYVREGSAPALPETKRLYNKLRSVGIKPVFLTGRTEDQRAITVTNLRRQGISGWMNLLLKQPGFKGSAVTYKSGERQKLQDAGYVIVGNIGDQWSDILGAPEGARTFKLPDPMYYIG, encoded by the exons ATGGCAATGGCTAGGACGACGACGATGCTCATCCTCGTCGCCGCGGCTCTCCTCGCGGCCTCATGCAGCGCGTGGGAGGTCAACATCCGCATGCCGACCTCGGCCGCGGACGTGGACGAGGCCGTGGTGGCGCCGCTGATCCACGCGCTGCGGCCGCTGCTGGGCTCCGGCAAGCACGCCGGAGTGGCGTGCGACAGCTGGCTGCTAGGCGTGGAGGCGCACAACGTGCGCGACTGGAAGACCGTGCCCGCTAGCTGCGAGGGCTACGTCGGCCACTACATGCTCGGCAGCCACTTCCGCCGCGACTCCAAGATCGTCATCGACCAGGCCGTCGCCTACGTCGACTCCCTCAAGCTCGCCGGCAACGGCAAGGAGGTGTGGGTCTTCGACATTGACGAGACCACCCTCTCCAACCTCCCCTACTACGCCAAGCACGGCTTCGG GGCTACACCGTTCAACGCGACGAGCTTCAACGCGTACGTGCGGGAGGGGAGCGCCCCGGCGCTGCCAGAGACGAAGCGGTTGTACAACAAGCTGCGCTCGGTCGGTATCAAGCCAGTGTTCCTCACCGGCCGGACCGAGGACCAGAGGGCCATCACCGTCACCAATCTCCGCCGCCAGGGCATCTCCGGGTGGATGAACCTGCTGCTGAAGCAACCCGGCTTCAAGGGCTCCGCGGTGACCTACAAGTCCGGCGAGAGGCAGAAGCTGCAGGACGCCGGGTACGTCATCGTCGGCAATATCGGCGACCAGTGGAGTGACATCCTCGGCGCGCCTGAGGGCGCCCGCACTTTCAAGCTGCCAGACCCCATGTACTACATCGGCTAG